The Fusobacterium polymorphum genome segment TCACAATCAGTCGATTTGTTACCTTGTGACTCAAAATTTTTCATAGTACATTCAATCTCTAATCTATTTGTGATGGCGTTTGAAAGATAGATTTTGTCAGCGTCTATAACCCCATATCCATTTAATAATTCAATACTAATATTAGGCAAAGGTAATATAATCTTACCCAAGACTGCACCAATAGGCGATGGATTATCACGTTCTTTAAATTTTTCTGCAAGTGCTATATCCCAAGACTTTTTATTATCACTCATCACTATACCCCTCCAATTTAAGATTTATTCTGTGAATATTGTTAGAGATTGTGTGATTACTCTCTTTTATCAAATATTCCCCTTTCAAATTAAAAAGTGGTAAATCAATATCAATCACTCTACCACTCTTAACATTATCATCACCAAGCACGTCAATACTAAAATCCTCAGTGATTCTATTTAGTTTTTTTAACTCATTTTTTGCAACTAGATTAGCTTTAGAAAATTCTTTTTCGTCCAATGTTACTACTTGTTGTAATTTACCATACTTCTCAATACTCTTAGTGTCTTGCTCTTGTCCTATTGTTCTTATTGCACCTTTATTTTCTGTAATTACAAGTACACTATTTTTCATATCTACAATAGATTTTGTTAAAGATACTCCACCAATATTTTCATTTATATTTATAAACTTATCTTTTTGAATTTCAAATTGACCAAACACCTTTATTTTCTTATAAGGCATTATTTTTAAAGTACCATTATCAAATTCAATAAAAAACTTCTTAGAGTTAAATTGAGAGCATTGTTCTATTATATCTTTTATAACATCCGATATACTCTTATCCTTATAGATTTTATCAATCTTAGTGTCTAATCCACTCACTTCAACTTTTATTCCAATTTCTTTACATAGAGATTTTACACAATCATTACCTATCATTTTCTTAAACTGCTTTATTACCGTTGATTTATTCAAATA includes the following:
- a CDS encoding XkdQ/YqbQ family protein, which gives rise to MYKVIIKDKDVSDIIGNLTWRDTVDTLGVEVEFELPVNRYNKDFEFLYDITLGDPIQILNDKGEILVQAIIVTETPNGKITNFTAYDMAWYLNKSTVIKQFKKMIGNDCVKSLCKEIGIKVEVSGLDTKIDKIYKDKSISDVIKDIIEQCSQFNSKKFFIEFDNGTLKIMPYKKIKVFGQFEIQKDKFININENIGGVSLTKSIVDMKNSVLVITENKGAIRTIGQEQDTKSIEKYGKLQQVVTLDEKEFSKANLVAKNELKKLNRITEDFSIDVLGDDNVKSGRVIDIDLPLFNLKGEYLIKESNHTISNNIHRINLKLEGYSDE